In Nilaparvata lugens isolate BPH chromosome 5, ASM1435652v1, whole genome shotgun sequence, the following proteins share a genomic window:
- the LOC120351666 gene encoding craniofacial development protein 2-like, with the protein MREMDWRVATWNVRTMLAPGKMKEVTSEILRYKLDIVALQEIRWQGGGQIDKKEFSLLYSGPENRTGYGGTGFFITAEMRKKLLNFEPISERMCMIRLKGRFRNVTIISVYAPTEDADEQAKEDFYDVLTNKMDQIGQHDMVLVLGDLNAQVGRESAVRTVAGNFSLHDESNNNGFLLAQFAESNRLVIKSTSFPHKRIHLGTWKVPGSEVVNQIDHVLVSARHASGVLDVRTMRGPNCDSDHFLVRAVVRFRLANIRKERGIRRCKWDIDKLQVDDERQIFQNNWKGSLCRITWKG; encoded by the coding sequence ATGAGAGAAATGGATTGGAGAGTGGCAACTTGGAATGTGAGAACGATGCTGGCACCTGGCAAGATGAAAGAAGTAACTTCAGAAATTTTACGCTATAAGTTAGATATAGTTGCCCTGCAGGAAATCAGGTGGCAAGGTGGAGGGCAGATTGATAAAAAAGAGTTCTCTCTGCTGTACAGTGGTCCGGAAAATAGAACTGGTTATGGTGGTACTGGCTTTTTCATCACTGctgaaatgagaaagaaattgCTGAATTTTGAGCCAATATCAGAGAGGATGTGCATGATTAGGCTGAAGGGGAGGTTCAGGAATGTAACTATAATATCGGTCTATGCCCCTACAGAGGATGCGGATGAGCAAGCAAAAGAAGATTTCTATGATGTATTGACAAACAAGATGGATCAGATCGGGCAACATGATATGGTACTGGTGCTGGGAGATTTGAATGCTCAGGTGGGTAGAGAGAGTGCAGTGAGGACTGTGGCAGGAAACTTTTCACTTCATGATGAATCGAATAATAATGGCTTCCTACTTGCACAGTTTGCTGAGAGCAACAGGTTGGTTATTAAAAGCACCAGTTTCCCACATAAAAGAATTCATCTGGGCACGTGGAAAGTACCAGGGAGTGAAGTGGTAAACCAGATTGATCATGTGTTAGTATCTGCCAGGCATGCTTCAGGAGTTCTAGATGTGCGTACAATGAGAGGTCCAAATTGTGACTCTGACCACTTCTTGGTTAGAGCTGTGGTACGATTCAGGCTGGCCAATATACGCAAGgaaagaggaataagaagatgCAAGTGGGATATTGATAAGTTGCAGGTAGATGATGAAAGGCAAATCTTTCAAAACAATTGGAAGGGAAGTTTATGCAGAATAACATGGAAAGGGTGA